AGCTGATCCGGACCGGCCGCGAGAAAGACAAGGTTGTCAATTTCATCTACATCAATTGCGAAGTCGTTGACACGCAGTACCGCGTCTTGACGCACATTGCCAATCATTTCATCCACGACTGGAACGATCGGATCCCGTTCACGGGCTGGCCCACGGACGAGGTCTACGCCAAGCTCCGCGACAAGATCGACGAGCGCGACGGCGCGACCGTCATCATCCTCGACGAGATCGACAAGCTCGTTTTCAAGTCGGGCGACGACGTCCTCTACAATCTCTCGCGCATCAACGACGAGCTCAAGCGCGCGAAGGTGTCCGTCATCGGCATCTCGAACGATCTCAAGTTCACCGAGTTCCTCGACCCGCGCGTCAAATCCAGCCTCGGCGAGGAGGAGATCATCTTCCCGCCCTACGATGCCGAGCAGCTGCAGGACATCCTGCACCAGCGGGCCGGCATGGCGTTCAAGGATGGCGTCCTCGAGGGCGCCGTCATCCCGCTCTGCGCGGCCCTCGCCGCCCAGGAGCACGGCGACGCGCGCCGCGCGCTCGACCTCCTCCGCGTGTCGGCGGAACTGGCCGAACGCGAAGGCGTCCGCTCGATCGGCGAGCGCTTCGTCCGCAAGGCCCAGAACAAGATCGAGCTCGACCGCGTGACCGAGGTCGTCCGCACGCTCCCGACGCAGAGCAAGCTCGTGCTCCTCGCCACCATCCTCAACGAGGAGATGGAGGAGGGCTCGGCCGCGCTCACGACGGGCGAAGTGTACGACACCTACCGCGAGCTGTGCGAGCGGGCCCACGTGGACGTCCTGACGCAGCGCCGCGTCACGGACCTCATCAGCGAGCTGGACATGCTCGGCATCCTCCAGGCGCGCGTCATCTCCAAGGGCCGGTACGGGCGCACGAAGGAGATCCAGATGTCCGTGCCGAAGGACGAGACGAAGGCCGTGCTGCGCGAGGATCCGCTCCTCGACGGCGTGGTCGAGTTCCGTCCGAACCGGCAGGCGCGGCTCCCCTTCAACTGAGCGCGCCCGGCCCGCGCGCGGCGCGCAAGGCGGCCACGGCGACGTCGTCGTGCGTGTCGCCGACGACGTGCACCGCGTACGCGACCGCCGCGAGGCCCGCCGCGAGGCCCGCGACGAGCGCGACGCCGCCGGGAAGCACGAGATGGCCCGCGACAAAAAGCAGGATCGCGAGCGCGAGGATCGCGGCGAACACGCTCGCCACGCGCCCCGGCGTCCGTCGGCTGACGTGGCCCGCCACCCGTCGGGCATCGGCGGTCAGGCGGTAGACGCCATAGACTGCCGGAAGCCCCAGCAGGAGTCCAGGGAAGAAGAGGAGCGCGGCCATTGCGGGCGACAGGGACGCTCCGTGCTCGCCACGGAGTCGCGCGCCCATCGTCGCGAGGGCACGACGCGCGTCCTCCTTCCGGTCCGCCGCCGTGCTTCGTACGGCCCCCGGGCTCCGGTCGTCCGCGCGGCCTCGAGCGCCGCCCCGGGTCATCGTCTGTCCTGCGCGTTGCGCGGAGGCCTGCGCCGGCTCTTCCGGCTGGCGAGCCGCCGCATGTGCCGGGTGTCGCGCCGTCGCGCCGGTCGGCTCCCGCGCGTCCGTGGCGCTCGATGCTTCGGGGGTCCGCACGCTGGCGCGGCCCCATGTGCTGCCCGAGCCCGTCGCGGGCGGTCCTACGCGCTCGCCGAACATCCTGCGCCGCGCCGCGGCCCGGTAGGCCCAGAGCGCGGCGTACCCGCCCGCCGTGAGGAGCGTAAGAAGAAGCGTCCTCGGCGCCTCGGCCTCCGCGCGTCTTGCGGACGCCTCGTCGGGCGGCTCTCCGGCAAGGAGCCGCTCTCGGCGGCGATAGCCGCGGAACACGTCGTAGGCGAGCGGCGCGGCCACGATGAGGCCGATGGAGATGAAGAGCATCGTCCACAGATCGGCCGGCGCGTAGGCGTTCGTGAACGGCATGCGGATCCAGGCGGGGTTGTATTGGTTGATCTTGTCCCCGAACGAGAGGCGGATGAGCCCGAACCACGGCAGCTCGCCGCGCGCCTTGCCCTGCACCCAGTTCGGGT
Above is a window of Candidatus Thermoplasmatota archaeon DNA encoding:
- a CDS encoding ORC1-type DNA replication protein; the protein is MAGPAHRGQQAGKAPGRSTLTKDGLFDTLLRAEPMFKNKEVLRPSYTPEDLPHRSVQVNQLAAILVAALRGETPSNVFIYGKTGTGKTAVTKYVGKELIRTGREKDKVVNFIYINCEVVDTQYRVLTHIANHFIHDWNDRIPFTGWPTDEVYAKLRDKIDERDGATVIILDEIDKLVFKSGDDVLYNLSRINDELKRAKVSVIGISNDLKFTEFLDPRVKSSLGEEEIIFPPYDAEQLQDILHQRAGMAFKDGVLEGAVIPLCAALAAQEHGDARRALDLLRVSAELAEREGVRSIGERFVRKAQNKIELDRVTEVVRTLPTQSKLVLLATILNEEMEEGSAALTTGEVYDTYRELCERAHVDVLTQRRVTDLISELDMLGILQARVISKGRYGRTKEIQMSVPKDETKAVLREDPLLDGVVEFRPNRQARLPFN
- a CDS encoding S26 family signal peptidase, with translation MGFASRRWRQLEAFREYVFAIALVSVVVGGIYAYSGTWPPMVVIESGSMMHPDKNVQYGRVGTIDPGDLVLVQRAPDPSHVALWTSQRDRTYGDFGDVIVYQVNGDPRSTPIIHRAIAWVEVTGELRDDGRDSRSYSVRWIDGEVFSFGSEGIYMPELKISEVAGFSRSNGYKPLHSGFITWGDNRVTNPAPDQVARISPQPVHPNWVQGKARGELPWFGLIRLSFGDKINQYNPAWIRMPFTNAYAPADLWTMLFISIGLIVAAPLAYDVFRGYRRRERLLAGEPPDEASARRAEAEAPRTLLLTLLTAGGYAALWAYRAAARRRMFGERVGPPATGSGSTWGRASVRTPEASSATDAREPTGATARHPAHAAARQPEEPAQASAQRAGQTMTRGGARGRADDRSPGAVRSTAADRKEDARRALATMGARLRGEHGASLSPAMAALLFFPGLLLGLPAVYGVYRLTADARRVAGHVSRRTPGRVASVFAAILALAILLFVAGHLVLPGGVALVAGLAAGLAAVAYAVHVVGDTHDDVAVAALRAARGPGALS